A stretch of Zootoca vivipara chromosome 13, rZooViv1.1, whole genome shotgun sequence DNA encodes these proteins:
- the PIH1D1 gene encoding PIH1 domain-containing protein 1 isoform X2, whose product MASVADTSLLSAELQEEEEEEEFRRLLLQATQKIQSSVPSPAESKPIRPLPGFCLKTRTSSGEKVFVNICRSPHIPPPPDLTNEELACLIESENVSTFRIPMSLGEAHVEVDKSGNACTVYDVSISTTFYNKMENNHFLKEFFITIAMEGLSEKYKVDVSNQEWRILKNRKFMGSIAEQTIRTKSKPFIQEMDSSQVKEESRNLLQPPASQSLAAVPEFTIVAEPSISHADRLVAKISLPKMCFFVLPP is encoded by the exons ATGGCATCTGTAGCCGACACATCCCTGTTATCAGCcgagctgcaggaggaggaggaagaggaggagttccGACGTCTTCTACTCCAG GCAACCCAGAAAATCCAGAGCTCCGTGCCCTCTCCGGCAGAATCCAAGCCTATCCGTCCGCTCCCAG GGTTCTGCCTGAAAACCCGCACAAGTTCTGGCGAGAAGGTCTTCGTGAACATCTGCCGGTCTCCCCACATCCCCCCACCTCCTGACCTGACCAACGAAGAGCTTGCCTGCCTCATTGAGTCGGAGAACGTCTCCACCTTCCGGATCCCCATGAGCTTGGGAGAGGCCCACGTGGAAGTGGACAAGA GTGGCAATGCTTGCACTGTGTATGACGTCTCCATCAGCACCACCTTTTACAACAAGATGGAG AACAACCACTTCCTCAAAGAGTTCTTCATTACGATCGCCATGGAAGGATTGTCGGAGAAATACAAGGTGGATGTCAGCAACCAAG AATGGCGGATTCTGAAGAACAGGAAGTTTATGGGCTCCATAGCCGAGCAGACCATCCGCACCAAATCCAAGCCTTTCATCCAAGAGATGGATAGCAG CCAAGTCAAGGAGGAAAGCAGGAACCTTTTGCAGCCACCTGCGTCACAGAG CTTGGCCGCAGTTCCCGAATTCACCATAGTTGCTGAGCCATCTATCAGCCACGCTGACCGCCTGGTCGCGAAAATCAGCCTCCCTAAAATG tgTTTCTTTGTTCTCCCACCCTAA
- the PIH1D1 gene encoding PIH1 domain-containing protein 1 isoform X1, with protein sequence MASVADTSLLSAELQEEEEEEEFRRLLLQATQKIQSSVPSPAESKPIRPLPGFCLKTRTSSGEKVFVNICRSPHIPPPPDLTNEELACLIESENVSTFRIPMSLGEAHVEVDKSGNACTVYDVSISTTFYNKMENNHFLKEFFITIAMEGLSEKYKVDVSNQEWRILKNRKFMGSIAEQTIRTKSKPFIQEMDSSQVKEESRNLLQPPASQSLAAVPEFTIVAEPSISHADRLVAKISLPKMASVRSLELDLGEDRIVLQGHPQLYHLDIFIPYSIVPEESRAQFHKGTKVLTLLMPIQRPLLLP encoded by the exons ATGGCATCTGTAGCCGACACATCCCTGTTATCAGCcgagctgcaggaggaggaggaagaggaggagttccGACGTCTTCTACTCCAG GCAACCCAGAAAATCCAGAGCTCCGTGCCCTCTCCGGCAGAATCCAAGCCTATCCGTCCGCTCCCAG GGTTCTGCCTGAAAACCCGCACAAGTTCTGGCGAGAAGGTCTTCGTGAACATCTGCCGGTCTCCCCACATCCCCCCACCTCCTGACCTGACCAACGAAGAGCTTGCCTGCCTCATTGAGTCGGAGAACGTCTCCACCTTCCGGATCCCCATGAGCTTGGGAGAGGCCCACGTGGAAGTGGACAAGA GTGGCAATGCTTGCACTGTGTATGACGTCTCCATCAGCACCACCTTTTACAACAAGATGGAG AACAACCACTTCCTCAAAGAGTTCTTCATTACGATCGCCATGGAAGGATTGTCGGAGAAATACAAGGTGGATGTCAGCAACCAAG AATGGCGGATTCTGAAGAACAGGAAGTTTATGGGCTCCATAGCCGAGCAGACCATCCGCACCAAATCCAAGCCTTTCATCCAAGAGATGGATAGCAG CCAAGTCAAGGAGGAAAGCAGGAACCTTTTGCAGCCACCTGCGTCACAGAG CTTGGCCGCAGTTCCCGAATTCACCATAGTTGCTGAGCCATCTATCAGCCACGCTGACCGCCTGGTCGCGAAAATCAGCCTCCCTAAAATG GCCTCAGTAAGATCTCTCGAGCTGGACCTGGGAGAGGACCGCATTGTGTTACAGGGACACCCCCAGCTCTACCATTTGGACATCTTCATCCCCTACAGCATTGTTCCCGAGGAGAGTAGGGCCCAGTTCCACAAGGGAACCAAG GTCCTGACTTTACTGATGCCCATCCAGCGCCCCTTACTGTTGCCGTGA